A window of Nonomuraea angiospora genomic DNA:
GACCCAGATGCCGGTGCCGCCGATCGAGATGGCCCCGCCCAGCAGCCAGCGCAGCCGGGCACCGCCCCGAGAGGCGTGTGCCTGAGCGGTGAGCCGTAGTCCGAGCATCGATCCGATGCAGGACATCACGTAGGCGAGCACAGGAGTCAGCAGGCCGTAGGTGAAATGATTCACTGCGGAGGTCATCTATCGGTTCCTTGGTAATTAGGGGTCCCCGGATTGTGCCATCCGGGATGTCCCATTCGCATGGATACCACCACTATCTGTCAACCTCCCTGTCGGAACATGAGAAGGGCTCATGGCTATCGAAGGCCCGTTCTGGCGCGCGATCGCGGTCTTCCGGGTGGCGTCGCTCGTGTACGCGGCCGCCCTGATGGCCCAGCACCGCGGCTACGAGCAGCCCGTGCTCGGCTGGCTGGTGATCGGGGTGATGGCGCTGTGGACGGCGGTGGCGACGTTCGCCTACGCGGCCGAGCCGGCGCGCCGGTGGCCGCTGCTGGCGATCGACCTGCTGGTCGCCCTGGCCTGCCTGCTGGTCTCGCCGTATGTCGAGGGCGCGGGGCAAGGCGCGGAGGGCACCATGCCCGTGCCCGCGACGTGGATCGCCGCTCCCGTGCTGGCCTGGGCCGTGCACGGGGGCAGGCGGCTGGGCGCGGTGGCGGCGGCCGTCGTCGCGGCGGGCGACCTGTGGCTGCGCGTCCGCACCGGCCAGGCGCCCGTCCTGATCAACGGCGCGGTCCTGCTCTTCCTGGCGGGCGTCGTGGTCGGCCACGTGGCCCGGCTGGCCAGGCAGGCCGGGGAGCGCATGCAGCGGGCCATCGAGATGGAGGCCGCCCAGCGCGAGCGCGAGCGGCTGGCCCGTGACATCCACGACTCGGTGCTGCAAGTTCTGGCCCTGGTTCAGCGGCGCGGCCGGCAGATCGGCGGCGAGGCGGCGGAGCTGGGGCGGCTGGCCGGCGAGCAGGAGGCCGTGCTGCGCCGGCTCGTCGCCCCCGCCTCCGCCCCCGTGCCCGCGGGGTCCGCCGACCTGCGTACCCTCCTGCTGGCGCACGCCTCGCCCCAGGTGACGGTCGCCACGCCGGCCACGCCGATGATCCTGCCGGCGCCGGTGGCCGAGGAGACGGCGGCCGCCGTCCGCGCGGCGCTGGACAACGTACGGGACCACTGCGGGCCCGGCGCCCGCGCCTGGATCTTCGCCGAGTCGGCGGACGGAGCGATCACGGTGACGGTGCGGGACGAGGGCCCGGGCATCGCCGAGGGCCGCCTGGCTGAGGCCGCCGCGGCCGGCCGCCTGGGCGTCGCCCAGTCCATCCGCGGCCGGATCGCCGGCCTCGGCGGCACGGTCGCCTTCGCCGGCCGCATCGGGGAGGGAACGGAAGTCGAGATCAGCGTGCCCGTCCCGGGGCCGCCGCGGCCGCGGGGCGGGGCCGGCACGCGCGGTTAGAGTTGCGGCATGGTGCGGGTGATGGTGGTGGACGACCATCCGATGTGGCGTGACGGCGTCGCCAGGGATCTCACCGAGGCCGGATACGAGGTCGTCGCCACTGTGGGGGAGGGGCGGCAGGCGGTACGGGCGGCCGGGGCGGCACGGCCGGACGTTGTGGTGCTCGATCTGCGGTTACCGGATATGTCGGGCGCGGAGGTGGCCGCCAGGCTGGCCGCGGTGGAGCCGCCGCCCAGGGTGCTGGTGTTGTCGGCCAGCGCCGAGCAGGACGACGTCCTGGAGGCGGTCAAGGCCGGCGCGTCCGGATATTTGGTGAAATCGGCCAGCCGGGAGGAGTTCCTCGACGCGGTACGCCGCACCGCCGACGGCGACGCCGTGTTCACCCCGGGCCTGGCCGGGCTCGTGCTCGGCGAATACCGGCGGCTGGCCGCGCAGCCGGCCCCTGCCGAGGGGCCGCGGCTGACCGAGCGCGAGACCGAGGTGCTCAGGCTGGTCGCCAAGGGCCTGTCCTACCGGCAGATCGCCGAGCGCCTCGTGCTCTCCCACCGCACGGTGCAGAACCACGTCCAGAACGCGCTGCGCAAGCTCCAGCTCCACAGCCGGGTGGAGCTGGTCCGATATGCGATCGAGCACGGGCTGGACGCGGACTAAACTCGATGGCGCGCGGCGTTGCCTTCGACGCGTGCCCTTCCCCGTCTTCCCGGAGGTTCCACCATGACGATGTCCGCCCTGGGCGAGCCATGCGTTCTGCTCAAGCTGGGCGAGATCGTCCTGAAAGGCAAGAACCGCGAGCTGTTCGAACGCCGCCTGATCAGCAACATCCGTGACGCGCTCCAGTCGCTCGACCTCAAGCTCGACGTGCGCAAGCGGCATGGCGTGATCGCGATCTTCCTGCCCCAGGGCGCCACCGCCGAGCAGGCGGAGGCCGTGGCCCAGCGGGTCGCCGACGTTCCCGGGCTGGTCTGGATCCACCGGGCCTGGCGCGTGGCCAAGGACCCCGACGCCGTGCTCAAGGCCGGCCTCGAGCTGGTCGGCGAGACCGAGGAGGCCAAGCGGGGCGCCCGCTTCGCCGTCCGCTCCCGCCGCCGCGACAAGCGCTTCCCCCTGCGCTCCAACGAGCTCGACCGCCTCGTGGGCGGCGCGATCAACGACGAGTACGGCCTGCCGGTCGACCTGAAGAACCCCGAGCTGACGGTCTCCATCGAGGTCGACAGGGACGAGGTGTTCGTCTTCACCGGCGGCATCCCCGGCCAGGGCGGCCTGCCGGTAGGCAGCAGCGGACGGGCCCTGGTGCTCATGTCGGGCGGCATCGACTCGCCGGTGGCGGCATACCGGATGATGCGGCGCGGGCTGCACGTCGACTTCCTGCACTTCTCCGGCATCCCGTTCACCACCTCCGAGTCGATCTACAAGGCCTACGCGCTGGTCAAGAAGCTCGACCGGTTCCAGGGCAGGTCACGGCTGTGGGTGGTGCCGTTCGGCAAGGCGCAGCAGTCGATCCGCACCTCCGGCCAGGACCGCCTGGCCGTGATCGCGCAGCGGCGGCTCATGCTCAAGACGGCCGAGGAGGTCGCCCACCGTATCCACGCCGCCGCGCTGGTCACCGGCGACGCGCTCGGCCAGGTCTCCTCCCAGACCCTGGCCAACATCACCGCCCAGGACCAGGCGGTGGAGCTGCCGATCCTGCGGCCGCTGGTGGGCTGGGACAAGACCGAGATCATGGCCGAGGCGCGGCGCATCGGCACGCTGGAGATCTCCGAGCTGCCCGACGAGGACTGCTGCACGCTGCTGGCGCCCAAGCGGGCCGAGACCCGGGCCAAGATCGAGGACCTGAAGCAGATCGAGAAGCGGCTCGACGCCGAGGAGCTGTGCGTGCAGCTCGCCGACTCGATCCAGGAGTACACCCTCGACTAGCGCCCTCAGGTGCTCACCTTGAAGGGGTCGTGCTCGGTCAGCAGCTTGTCCAGCCGCGCCTGGTCGACGCGCTTGCTGACCTCCGACTGCTCCTGCCGGTCCCGTACGACCTTGCACAGCGTGACCGTCGAGGTGACGACGTACAGCAGGCCGAGCCCGAGGAACGCCCTGACCCACCCCTCGACGGGCAGGTAGACCAGGGCGATCACCACGGAGGACAGCGAGACGGCGAACGACAGGATCGCCTGGACGTAGTACGCGGTGGTCTGCGTGGGTTGGATGGGCTTCGTCATGCGGCCATCGTCGCGCCGCGCCACAGCCGGCCGCATGGGGTCACGTACTCAAGTTACTTCTGAGTACGGCCGGCCGCTCGGCTCGTGGCGGCGGCCGGCCGTACGTACGCGCGGGATCGCTCGTGGCAGGCACGGATACGGCATCGGATCAGCGGGTCAGACGGTGGCCGCGACCGCGGCGGACTTGCCGAGCAGCGCCGGGAAGTCGTTCATGACCTGGGCCAGCTCGCCCAGATCGGCGTCGACCAGGGCCTGCGGGCCGTCGCAGAGCGCCTGCTCGGGCTGCGGGTGGACGTCGATGATCACGCCGTCCGCGCCCACCGCGATGGCCGCGCGGGTCAGCGGCAGCACCAGGTCGCGCCGCCCGCCCGAGTGGGACGGGTCGATGATCACCGGCAGGTGCGACAGGCGCTGTGCCACCGGCACGGCCGAGACGTCGAGCGTGTTGCGGGTCGCCGTCTCGAACGTCCGGACGCCCCGCTCGCACAGGACGATGTCCAGGTTGCCGCGCTGGGCGATGTACTCGGCGGCCATGAGCCACTCCTCGATCGTGGCGGTCATGCCGCGCTTGAGCATCACCGGCCTGCCCGCCGCCCCGACCGCCTGCAGCAGCGCGAAGTTCTGCATGTTGCGGGTGCCGACCTGCAGCATGTCGGCGTAGGAGGCCACCAGTTCGACGTCCTGGGCGTTCACGACCTCGGTCACGATCGGCAGCCCGGTCTCCTCGCGCACGTCGGCCAGGATGCGCAGGCCCTGCTCGCCCAGCCCCTGGAAGGCGTACGGCGACGTGCGCGGCTTGAAGGCCCCGCCGCGCAGCAGCACCGCCCCGGCCGCCTGCGCCATCCTGGCCGCGTCCAGCGTCTGCTGGTGCGTCTCCACCGCGCACGGCCCCGCGATCAACGTCACGGTGTCGGGGCCGATCGGCACGCCGCCCACGTGGACCGTGGAGCGTTCCGGGTGGTTCTCCCTGCTGACCAGCTTGTACGGGGTGGACACGCGCATGACGTCGCGCACCCCGCCCATGCCGCGCAACGCGACCGGGTCGAGCTGGGTCACGTCGCCGACCAGGCCGACGATCGTCCGTTTCACGCCCTTGCTGACGAAAGCCTCGACCCCGGCCGCCTGGACGACCGACACGATCGCCGAAAGATCATCCGCGGTGGCCTCGGGGCCCATCACGATCACCATTCTGTACAGCTCCTTCGTCCGGAAACACAGAAGGCCCCGGGTCCTGTCGGACCCGGGGCCTTCGTTCGCCTGTCTGCTAGCGCAGCGTCAGATGGCGAACGGACTCGGGTCCGTCGCCATACCAAAACAGGGACGCGTTGCGCATAGGCCGTAAGGATAGCGCACCCGACCCGCCCGCGAAGCCTCATCGATCCGATGGCAGGATGGCCCCAGACGGCGAGTCAGGTGAGGGGAGTGATCGTGGAGGAGTCGCGCCTGCCTCCAGGCCAGTACGTGCCGCGCGGCCGACCCGTGATCCACTACGGCAGGGTGCCCCGGTTCAAACCGGAGAGCTGGGACTTCCGGGTCTTCGGCGCCACCGCGTCGGGGGCGGAGCACCATTTCTCCTGGAGCGAGTTCGAGGCGCTGCCGCGGTCCACCCGCATCGCGGACTTCCACTGCGTCACCAAGTTCTCGCTCATGGCCAACGAGTGGTCCGGCGTCACCCCCGCCACGATCATGGCGGCCGCCCCGCCCGCTCCCGGCGTGCGCCACGTGATGATCTGGGCCGAGTACGGCTACAGCGCCAACCTGCGGATGGCCGACTTCGCGGCCCCCGACACGCTGTTCGCCATGGAGCTCGACGAGAAGCCGCTCAGCGCCGAGCGCGGCTTCCCGCTGCGGATCGTCGTGCCCCACCTGTACGCGTGGAAGAGCGTCAAATGGGTGCGCGGCATCGAATACCTCCTCGAGGATCGCCGGGGCTTCTGGGAGGAGCGCGGCTACCACAACATCGCCGACCCCTGGCGCGAGCAGCGCTACTCCTACCAGGAAGAACCCGGGGAGGGACCCCCCTAGACTTCACTCCTGGTTTTCCCCCGGACACGCTCTGTTTTGGCTACGGTTTTCCCCGTGCTGACCACCGCGTGCGTGGCGCTGTCCTCCTCCTTGGCCTCGTTGGCCTTCGTCGCCGGCTACGGGCTCGCCCGCGCCCGGTGGCGCCTCGTGGCGCTGCCGGAGGGCCGTAGATCGGACGAGGCGACGTTCACGACGCTGCACATCGCCGCGATGGCCGCCCCCGCCCTGCGGACCGGGCTCAACCGCGACTCCGCCCGCAAGGCCGTACGGCACCTGCGCACGCTGCTCGGCACCCAGGCCGTCGCGATCACCTCGACCGAGGCCGCGCTGGCCTGGGAGGGGCCGTGCACCGACGACGTGCTCACCTACGCCCGGGCCGCCCTGGCGGCGGGGCGGCCCCAGGTGTTCGCCGGCGAGCCGCACGGCGCGGTCGTGGTGCCGCTGACGGTGGACGGCACGGTCGTGGGCACGCTGGCGGCCTTCGACGACGAGGTGAGCGCCGCGCTCGTGCGCACCGTCACGGAGGTCGCCCGCTGGGTGTCGGGCCAGTTGGAGCTCGCCGACCTGGACGCCTCGCGGCGGCGCGCGCTGGAGGCGGAGATGCGCGCGCTGCGGGCGCAGATCTCGCCGCACTTCGTCTACAACGCGCTCACGACGATCGCCTCGTTCGTCCGCACGAACCCCAAGCGCGCCCGCGAGCTCCTGCTCGACTTCGCCGACTTCTCCCGGTACGCGCTGCGCCGGGCGCACGACTTCACGACCCTGGCCGACGAGCTGACCTGCGTCGACCGCTACCTCCTGCTGGAACGTGCCAGATTCGGCGACAAGCTGCGCTTCACCATGCAGGTGGCGCCCGAGGTGCTGCCCGTACCCGTGCCGTTCCTGTGCCTGCAGCCGCTCGTCGAGAACGCCATCAAGCACGGCATGCGGGGCCGCGGCGGCGCCGGCGAGGTGCGGGTCGTGGTGCGCGACGCGGGCCCGGAGGCGCACATCACGGTCGAGGACGACGGCGCGGGCATGGACCCGGAGTGCGCGCGGCGGATGCTCGACGAGGACCCGGCCCGCGAGGGCAGCGGCATCGGGCTGGCCAACGTGGACCTGCGGATGCGCCAGATCTACGGCGACGGCTACGGGCTCGTCGTGGAGACGGCGCTGGGCGCGGGCACCAAGGTGCGGCTGCGGGTGCCCAAGAGCCAGCTTAGCTCGTTGTAGTCATTTCATTACGCTGAGCTGGCGTGTCGCTTGTGACCTTTGCTTTCATACGGCAGCGTGGAGGACATGCTGAGAGTCCTGGCCGTCGACGACGAGGTCCCCGCTCTGGAGGAGCTCGCCTACCTGCTGCGCCAGGACGAACGGATCGAACACGTCGCGACCGCCGCCGACGGCGTCACGGCGCTGCAGGACATGGTGCAGATGATCGGCGGGGGCGAGCGGCTCGACGGGGTGTTCCTCGACATCCGCATGCCCGGGCTCGACGGGCTCGACCTGGCCCGGCTGGTCGGCGGGTTCCCCAGCCCGCCCCGGCTGGTGTTCGTGACGGCGCACGAGGAGTGCGCGGTGCAGGCGTTCGAGCTGGAGGCCGTCGACTACCTGCTCAAGCCGGTCAGGGCCGAGCGCCTGGCCGAGGCCGTGCGCCGGCTGGAGGCCACCTCCCTGCCCGCGCCCGAGCCCGGCCAGGACGAGGTGATCCCGGTCGAGCTGGGCGGGCGCACCAGGTTCGTGCCGCAGCAGGCGGTCTGGTTCGCCGAGGCCAAGGGCGACTACGTGCGGCTGCACACCGCCGACGGCAGCTACCTCGTGCGCATGTCGCTGGCCGCGCTGGAGCGGCGCTGGTCGGACGCCGGGTTCATCCGCATCCACCGCAGCACGCTGGTCTCCGGGCGGCACGTCAGCGAGCTGTGCTTCGAGGGCGGGCGGGTGACGCTCACCGTCGGCACCGAGACACTGCAGGTCAGCAGGCGGCACACCCGGCAGGTGCGCGAGCAGCTCGTACGCCACCACCGGGGCGTGATCTCGTGACGGCGGAGCGGCGGGTGGTCGTCTCCCGCAGGCCGGCCGCGCTCGGGCGCTCCCGCGACCGCTTCGACCCGGACGACGGCGGGCCCGACGTGCCCGCGATCGTGGGGCGGCAGTTACGGCAGGCGCTGCTGACCGTGGGCGCCGTGGCCGCGCTGCTGGCGGGCGTCCCGGTGATCGCCGTGTGGGTGCCCGCTCCCTGGGCCTGGTTCGCGCTCTCGCTGGCCGTGCAGGGGGTCTGGGTCGTGCTGGCCGTGCTGCAGCTGAGGCGCGCGGAGCGGCTGGAAAGGTGAGCGGGCTGCGGCTGGACCGGGCGGAGCGGCTGGAGAGATGAGCGGGCTGCGGCTGGGGCGGGCGGACGGATGACCGTCGCGGTGCTGACCGGGGTCGCCTTCGTGCTGGTGCTGGGCGTCATGGTGGGCTCCGCGCGACCGCGCCGCGCCAGCGGCGTCTGCGACTTCCACGTGGCGGCCAGGGCCGTTCCGCCCTGGTGGAACGGCGCCGCCATCGCCTCCGAGGTCACCTCGGGCGCGGCCTGCCTGGGGCTGGCCGGGCTCATCGCCACCCGCGGCGGGCCGATGCTGTGGTACCCGCTGGGGGCCACGGCCGGGTTCGTCGTCATCCTCGCCCTCGTCGTCGCGCCCTTGCGGCGGTCGGGGACGTACACGCTGCCCGACTTCGCCGAGTGGCGGCTGAGATCGGCCAGGCTGCGGCGCTCGGCCACGTTCCTCGTCCTGGTGATCGGGCTGGCGTTCATGGTCGCGCAGTTCCACGCGGCCGGGGCGGTGGTGCGGCTGCTGACCGGGCTCCCGCCGTGGCTCGGGTGGGTGGCCATCGCCTCGGCGGCGCTCGTCGTGGCCTGCGGGGGCGGGCTGGGGAGCGTGACGAGCGTGCTGGCCGCGCAGTTCTGGCTGAAGCTGGTCGTGTTCGCCGGGGTGGGGGCGGTGTGCTGGTGGGGGGCGGGCGCGCGGTCCGTCACCTGGTTCGAGGGGGCGTACCGGGCCGCCGAGCCGGGGCTGGCGGGGGTGGGCGACCCGTCGCTGCCCGGCGTGCTGACCGTGCTGGTGGCCTGCGCGCTCGGCACGATGGGGCTGCCGCACGTGATCGTCCGGGTCTACACCAACAGCGACGGGCGCGAGGCCAGGCGGTCGATCGTGGCGACGCAGGTCATGCTGGCGGTGTTCTGCGTCGTGCCGCCGCTGTACGGGCTTCTGGGGCACGGGCACGTGCACGCGGGGCCACCGGACGAGATCGTGCTGTTGCTGCCCGCCAGGCTGCTTCCAGGGCCGGTCGGTGACGCGCTCACCGGGGCGCTGGCCGCCGGGGCGTTCGCCGCCTTCCTGGCCACCACGACGGGCGTGCTGGTGGCGGTCGGGGGAGCGGTGTCGGCCTGCCTGGCCAGGGCCGGGGTCCGCGCCTTCCGCGCGGCCGTGTGCCTGGTGCTGCTGGCCGCGCTCGCCCTGACGGCGCTCACCGGGCCGCGGGCGTCGGTGGCGCTCGTCCTGCTGGGCTTCAGCCTCTCGGCGGCCACGCTCTGCCCGCTGCTGGTGCTCGGGATCTGGTGGCGGCGGCTGACGGACGCGGGGGTGGCGGCCGGGTTCGCGCTCGGCGGGGGCGTGACGGCGGTGCTGGTGGTCGAGGAGCAGGCGGGCGTGAAGATGGGCGTGCTCACGTCCAACCCCGCGCCGGTGGCGGTGCCGGTGGCGTTTGCCGCGATGGTGATGATTTCCCTGGTCACACCGGGTCGGATGCCGCGCGGGGTGGGGCGGATGATGGCCCGGATGCACCTGCCCGAGCACCTCGCGGGCCCACGGGACTACCGCTCGTCGCAGCACGGCGACCGCTCATCGTAACAGCACTCTCCGTATGGCGATGACTACGGACCGTTCAACGAGCTGTCCGAAAACAGGGTATCGCCCGCAAGATCGCGACCGTAGTGTTTCGGCAACGGAAAGCCACTCCGGCGCATCGGGGGGGACGAGCCGGGGGGCTCACAACAGGCCTGATGCGCCGGCTTCACCGGTGACCGCGCAGGTCACCACGGCTGCCGGGCCCCCATCCGGGGGTGGGGCCCGCCACGCCGGTCACGTGAAGGGGCGCCTGCTGAGGCCCTCAGCCGGCCCCGCGATTCGGCCCTTCGGGGGCGGCCGGATCGCGCGAGCAGGCGCCCCTTTCACGACGAGCCGGCCGGGTCAGGAGTCGCGCAGCTTCTTCAGCAGGGCGATGTCCTCGGCGTGCTTGGGCGCCTTGCCCGGCGTCTCGATGCAGATCGGCACCCCCGCCACGGCCGGGTGGCGCATGAGCTCGGCGAACGGCTGCGCGCCGATGTGGCCGGCCCCGATGTTCTCGTGCCGGTCCTTCTTGGCGCCGCACACGTCCTTGGAGTCGTTGGCGTGGATCAGCTTGAGCCGCCCGGGGGCGATCTCGTGCAGCGCGTCGAACGTCTCCTTCACCCCGCCCGGCGCCGCGAGGTCGTGGCCGGCGGCGAAGGCGTGGCAGGTGTCGAGGCAGATGCCGGCGCGCGGATGCCAGTCGAGCGCGGCCAGGTAGGGCTCGATGTCCTGGACGGTGGCGCAGAGCATGGCGCCCTGCCCCGCCATCGGCTCCAGCAGCAGGTCGGGCCCGCCGTCGGGGATCTCCTCCAGCAGCGGCAGCAGGGTCTCCCGGACCTGGCGCAGGGCGTCGTCGCGCGACTGGGTGACCGCCGAGCCCGTGTGCACCACGACCCCCTTGGCGCCGATCTCGGCGCCGCGCCGCAGCGTGTGGCGCACCAGCGCGATGGAGTTGGCCAGGGTCTCCGGGCTGGGCGAGCCGAAGTTGGCCAGATAGGGCACGTGGACGTACGCCTCGACGCCCGACTCGGCCAGCTTGGCGTCCTCCTCGGGCTTGCCCTCGGCGAGCGCCCAGGCGCGCGGGTTGGTCACGAAGACCTGGATCATCTCGGCGCCGATCTCGGCCATGTATTTCAGGCCGCCCGTCGCGAGGCCGCCCGTGACGAGCACGTGCCCGCCGATCAGGGATGTTGGGGTCATGATGGCTCTCAGTGTAGGCGCACGCCCCGACATCCCGGCGCGGGCGCGTCGCCCCGCCGGTTGGATGATGACACGAAAAGTCCTGGCCGAAGGGGTGGCCGGTTCGGAGTTCTCGCGGATGGACCGGGCACGAAGCGAGTGTGTGTACTTCTGACATGCCCGACACGCTGAGCGACTTCAACGCCAGGTCCCCGGCCGGCGCCGAGGAAGCGCTGCTGGCCTGCTGCGCCTCGCGCGCCTTCGCCGCGAAGGTGGCGGCGCTGCGGCCGTACGACGACGTCGACGAGCTCGCCGCGACCGCCGAGGCGGCAGTCCGGGACCTGGGGTGGGACGACGTGATGGAGGCGCTGCGGGCGCACCCGAGGATCGGGGAGCGGGCTGCGGGCGACGGCAGGCAGGCGTCGTGGTCGCGCCAGGAGCAGTCAGGAGTCGAGGAGGAGGCGCGCCAGGCGCTCGCCGCGGGAAACAAGCAGTACGAGGACCGGTTCGG
This region includes:
- a CDS encoding sodium:solute symporter family transporter, with translation MTVAVLTGVAFVLVLGVMVGSARPRRASGVCDFHVAARAVPPWWNGAAIASEVTSGAACLGLAGLIATRGGPMLWYPLGATAGFVVILALVVAPLRRSGTYTLPDFAEWRLRSARLRRSATFLVLVIGLAFMVAQFHAAGAVVRLLTGLPPWLGWVAIASAALVVACGGGLGSVTSVLAAQFWLKLVVFAGVGAVCWWGAGARSVTWFEGAYRAAEPGLAGVGDPSLPGVLTVLVACALGTMGLPHVIVRVYTNSDGREARRSIVATQVMLAVFCVVPPLYGLLGHGHVHAGPPDEIVLLLPARLLPGPVGDALTGALAAGAFAAFLATTTGVLVAVGGAVSACLARAGVRAFRAAVCLVLLAALALTALTGPRASVALVLLGFSLSAATLCPLLVLGIWWRRLTDAGVAAGFALGGGVTAVLVVEEQAGVKMGVLTSNPAPVAVPVAFAAMVMISLVTPGRMPRGVGRMMARMHLPEHLAGPRDYRSSQHGDRSS
- a CDS encoding molybdopterin-dependent oxidoreductase gives rise to the protein MEESRLPPGQYVPRGRPVIHYGRVPRFKPESWDFRVFGATASGAEHHFSWSEFEALPRSTRIADFHCVTKFSLMANEWSGVTPATIMAAAPPAPGVRHVMIWAEYGYSANLRMADFAAPDTLFAMELDEKPLSAERGFPLRIVVPHLYAWKSVKWVRGIEYLLEDRRGFWEERGYHNIADPWREQRYSYQEEPGEGPP
- a CDS encoding YiaA/YiaB family inner membrane protein → MTKPIQPTQTTAYYVQAILSFAVSLSSVVIALVYLPVEGWVRAFLGLGLLYVVTSTVTLCKVVRDRQEQSEVSKRVDQARLDKLLTEHDPFKVST
- a CDS encoding deoxyribonuclease IV, whose translation is MTPTSLIGGHVLVTGGLATGGLKYMAEIGAEMIQVFVTNPRAWALAEGKPEEDAKLAESGVEAYVHVPYLANFGSPSPETLANSIALVRHTLRRGAEIGAKGVVVHTGSAVTQSRDDALRQVRETLLPLLEEIPDGGPDLLLEPMAGQGAMLCATVQDIEPYLAALDWHPRAGICLDTCHAFAAGHDLAAPGGVKETFDALHEIAPGRLKLIHANDSKDVCGAKKDRHENIGAGHIGAQPFAELMRHPAVAGVPICIETPGKAPKHAEDIALLKKLRDS
- the thiI gene encoding tRNA uracil 4-sulfurtransferase ThiI codes for the protein MTMSALGEPCVLLKLGEIVLKGKNRELFERRLISNIRDALQSLDLKLDVRKRHGVIAIFLPQGATAEQAEAVAQRVADVPGLVWIHRAWRVAKDPDAVLKAGLELVGETEEAKRGARFAVRSRRRDKRFPLRSNELDRLVGGAINDEYGLPVDLKNPELTVSIEVDRDEVFVFTGGIPGQGGLPVGSSGRALVLMSGGIDSPVAAYRMMRRGLHVDFLHFSGIPFTTSESIYKAYALVKKLDRFQGRSRLWVVPFGKAQQSIRTSGQDRLAVIAQRRLMLKTAEEVAHRIHAAALVTGDALGQVSSQTLANITAQDQAVELPILRPLVGWDKTEIMAEARRIGTLEISELPDEDCCTLLAPKRAETRAKIEDLKQIEKRLDAEELCVQLADSIQEYTLD
- a CDS encoding LytR/AlgR family response regulator transcription factor, producing MLRVLAVDDEVPALEELAYLLRQDERIEHVATAADGVTALQDMVQMIGGGERLDGVFLDIRMPGLDGLDLARLVGGFPSPPRLVFVTAHEECAVQAFELEAVDYLLKPVRAERLAEAVRRLEATSLPAPEPGQDEVIPVELGGRTRFVPQQAVWFAEAKGDYVRLHTADGSYLVRMSLAALERRWSDAGFIRIHRSTLVSGRHVSELCFEGGRVTLTVGTETLQVSRRHTRQVREQLVRHHRGVIS
- the uraD gene encoding 2-oxo-4-hydroxy-4-carboxy-5-ureidoimidazoline decarboxylase, producing the protein MPDTLSDFNARSPAGAEEALLACCASRAFAAKVAALRPYDDVDELAATAEAAVRDLGWDDVMEALRAHPRIGERAAGDGRQASWSRQEQSGVEEEARQALAAGNKQYEDRFGHVYLVCATGLTGAQLLARLRERLGNDEESERAAVRGELAAITALRLRKLMKEGT
- the aroF gene encoding 3-deoxy-7-phosphoheptulonate synthase → MVIVMGPEATADDLSAIVSVVQAAGVEAFVSKGVKRTIVGLVGDVTQLDPVALRGMGGVRDVMRVSTPYKLVSRENHPERSTVHVGGVPIGPDTVTLIAGPCAVETHQQTLDAARMAQAAGAVLLRGGAFKPRTSPYAFQGLGEQGLRILADVREETGLPIVTEVVNAQDVELVASYADMLQVGTRNMQNFALLQAVGAAGRPVMLKRGMTATIEEWLMAAEYIAQRGNLDIVLCERGVRTFETATRNTLDVSAVPVAQRLSHLPVIIDPSHSGGRRDLVLPLTRAAIAVGADGVIIDVHPQPEQALCDGPQALVDADLGELAQVMNDFPALLGKSAAVAATV
- the macS gene encoding MacS family sensor histidine kinase, which produces MAIEGPFWRAIAVFRVASLVYAAALMAQHRGYEQPVLGWLVIGVMALWTAVATFAYAAEPARRWPLLAIDLLVALACLLVSPYVEGAGQGAEGTMPVPATWIAAPVLAWAVHGGRRLGAVAAAVVAAGDLWLRVRTGQAPVLINGAVLLFLAGVVVGHVARLARQAGERMQRAIEMEAAQRERERLARDIHDSVLQVLALVQRRGRQIGGEAAELGRLAGEQEAVLRRLVAPASAPVPAGSADLRTLLLAHASPQVTVATPATPMILPAPVAEETAAAVRAALDNVRDHCGPGARAWIFAESADGAITVTVRDEGPGIAEGRLAEAAAAGRLGVAQSIRGRIAGLGGTVAFAGRIGEGTEVEISVPVPGPPRPRGGAGTRG
- a CDS encoding response regulator; the protein is MVRVMVVDDHPMWRDGVARDLTEAGYEVVATVGEGRQAVRAAGAARPDVVVLDLRLPDMSGAEVAARLAAVEPPPRVLVLSASAEQDDVLEAVKAGASGYLVKSASREEFLDAVRRTADGDAVFTPGLAGLVLGEYRRLAAQPAPAEGPRLTERETEVLRLVAKGLSYRQIAERLVLSHRTVQNHVQNALRKLQLHSRVELVRYAIEHGLDAD
- a CDS encoding sensor histidine kinase codes for the protein MLTTACVALSSSLASLAFVAGYGLARARWRLVALPEGRRSDEATFTTLHIAAMAAPALRTGLNRDSARKAVRHLRTLLGTQAVAITSTEAALAWEGPCTDDVLTYARAALAAGRPQVFAGEPHGAVVVPLTVDGTVVGTLAAFDDEVSAALVRTVTEVARWVSGQLELADLDASRRRALEAEMRALRAQISPHFVYNALTTIASFVRTNPKRARELLLDFADFSRYALRRAHDFTTLADELTCVDRYLLLERARFGDKLRFTMQVAPEVLPVPVPFLCLQPLVENAIKHGMRGRGGAGEVRVVVRDAGPEAHITVEDDGAGMDPECARRMLDEDPAREGSGIGLANVDLRMRQIYGDGYGLVVETALGAGTKVRLRVPKSQLSSL